gCTTAACAATATTCGAGCTCGCCTGATTACGCCCTTTAGCCCAAACACATTTTACACACTTTTAATGCATTGGCTTTCTTATTTATTAGGTaaacaaaaaacacaaatacATAATGTGATAGGCAAATTGCAATATACAAAATACATGTTGATTTTGGTACAATACATAATGTTATATATGGACATtggttttatataattttatacaaaaaattttaaatttgatttaatttttataaactattaatacaattttctatataacattatttatttagagTTTACATGttacatacacaaataattatatttatcaaatgtaaaataaatttggcataatgatttatttggcgCTCCAACTTTAcagaaaaattcattttagcCCTCTATTTGATTTTTCGCATTTTTAGCccttaaatttacattttttgtcaaatcacctcaaaatagatgaaaaaaataattttttttaactttgttgatgtggcatacaTGTGGATTGCCACATGGACGActaagcatttaattaattaaaaaaaagaatacaaaaaaatatttttaaaaaatcattaaaaagtacaaaattagaaaaaatattttaatatttttaaaattaattaaatcttggCAAAAATGTAAGTTCAATGGTAAaaagacgaaaaattaaatggaattctaaaatgacttttttataaagttagagAACAAAAATGTCATTATGCTAATAAAtcaacatatttatttatttaaatgtacacaaatgaaaaaaagttCCATGTGCATATTTGAATCACAATCAAAATTCCATGGACGTAAATGTATCAAATTAgagttcatgtatcaaattacacattagattaaaatttatgaGTAATTTTGAGATTTACCCCAATTATTCATTCATCTATCACTCATAGTTTTTGCTGCCTTTATTTGAAAACTGGTCCctaaaatataacctaattctcaaattaatccttaaagttaaaaaaattattctaaaatcgTGGACAGCAAAAACTTCTCatgtttcatgtttctataGGTTGGTCTTATTTTTCAAActaatttaagataaaaaaggataaattaTTTACCACATTTGacaaaagatatatatatttatatattattttataaatatagttcttatttttgtttggaAATTACAAAAGAGGGTGCAAGTTGCCCGATTTGAGCATGGTAATAAGGAAgacaatatttttgaataaatttattcatcaatcattttcatattgtaactaatttattatatgtattaGACGTGATTTTTACGCAAGTTATATGATAATAACATTTACTATTCAccattacattttaaaattatgtaggTATAGTCATTTTTGTCAATGTAAaaggatgtgggttcgagtgcgccAAAGTTGAAGAAaagttattatataaaaaattttcttaaaattatgaGGTTTTTTTACtaactaaattcaaattataaaatttagttgatatattattatttaaaattatgtatggaatataattataatattgaatgaatcttaaattcaaaacttaacaaatcgtattctttcatttatttttaaatattttatgttattttaggggtgagcatttgATCTAGTTgagtcgaatcgagtcaaaaaaatttgagtcgagtcgagttaacgaatcctattatttatagttAATGCTGCGTTTACATGGATTGATTATTTAActatataaacaatataatgattttgtttttaacttaataagtaaatatttattaaaacagtttagttttgcattttaacttaatggttATGACTTTTTAACATTAGAAAAGCTAAACACTTATTAAAACaacgtagttttgccttttctttttctaataactcgaattgtgtaatttgtattcgagttaaaccgaaaaatttattttttttcgagttggtccgaataactcgaataacttgaactatttaattcaaaatttaaaatttttatcgagtttttcgaataaaatcgaattttgctcactcctaattttaaataaatttaaatttaaatatgaaatattttaataattgatatttaacttttaatttgaatgctgatgttgagaaagaaaaaaactaatgaacaataaaatgaaGAGTAGATAATAAATAAGTGTAAAATATTTGAAGGATAAAATTTCAacactttttaattaatttttaatctaaaattattaaaatattaaataattttcatctaGTTTAATTTTTCGCTAATCAAACAGGtctaacttaaattttatatttatcatttctattaaatacaatattttaagaaaatctaATCGTTAGTAGTAAatagataaatttcaaaattatagatcaattttgatttcatgtgcaatttgatatatgaatgtTGATTCgtgtaattatatacatgaaacttaTATGAAAAAAGTACATACGCCACCAGTTTAACAACAATAAAACCAATTTAGGCctattataaaagttaaaaacacGAATAATCTCAAATTAGTATAGTTTCCACTCATGCTTCACGttgggttaattatttattttgaccAAATTATGGTATAAAAACTTTAAGGTTACAATTTGCTCAATGTTTTGGTACTATTcgtatatttagaatttaatctccATACTTTGATTTTCAGTaatttagtctctctatttttcgcatttaaaatttagaccCATTTGATAACAccgttaatttttttttgttgggtgtgacatttaaataaaataaaataaatttgatatcctcgtaataaaaaataacatttataacaaatatgaatctaataaaaatttgaacggtgctaataattcttaaaatttcacataatcattttatttagaaTAGAATATTCAAACtaattaatgacattataaaattgatatattaaattatgtcaaaattaaagtatatagattaaatcttaaatttgaacaaaatattcttacaattagaaaaatagagaaattaaaattaaaatttacacataatattcttatgttaaaaaaaaaaaagaaaggaaaaaaatggacaGGTGTCCATTGTGGAAGGCCTTACGCCTTCCTTTAACCTTAATTTCAACatagaaaaaggactaaaaccataattagaCCGAAAAGGTTTTCCACACAATTTTGATCGAGCTCCAACCcctttttattacataaaaggCTACATTTTTTTTACAAGGATAACAAAAAAATccctttgaaaaaaaaattccctCTTTTCCTTTCTGTTACTTTCACAGAGCTGAAAGTAAAGAACAGAAAAGAAACCCCAAacctcaaaattttctctttctcACGTTGATAGAAGGATTTAAGCTAGAACGGCAAAGATATGAAATAATATCGTGTTTTTTgtctataaatattttgttgggttttcaattcttttttcgCCATTTCTTTTGCAAGTTGATGATCTTTGGTGGCTTTAACTCGGTACTTGGACTCACTTCCGCTACTACTTCTTCGGGTTTCACATGGCTAATAACCCCAACGAGGCTTCCGCTGATGATTTCCTCGAGCAAATCCTCGGATTCCCTAACTTCGCGCCTTCTGAGACGGGTTTGGCGGGACCCGACGGTGGACTGACAGGAACAACTGCTGGTGCCGGAACGCCAATGTTTCTACAGCTCAGCTCTGGTGATGGAGCCAGTCATCTCGGCGGAATCGGCGGCGGTGGAGGCGGCGCGTTTCCCGGACAGGTTTTTCCGTTGGGGTTGAGCTTAGACCAAGGGAAAAGCGGCGGGTTCTTGAAGCCGGAGGAAGGTTCTGGTGGTAGCAGCAGGCGGTTTCGCGATGAAGTCGTTGATGGCAGGGCTTCCTCAGTTAAAAACGTAAGAAAAAAAACCCCAGTAATTTGTCAACATTTTTGCCTTTGTGTTTCTTTGATTCCATAAAAAGGgtaaattgttttgtttatttcactTTTAAGGGCCATTAAAATGACTGACAGTTTGAttctttttgtttataattGTACTAAACTTATGCTTTAGCAGTTGGGTCTTTTGTTGACGGTTCGTTTTACCTAAAGAAACTGGTTTTTAATAGGTTTTCATTAACATCATACAAGAGTCACTTATTTGTTGAAGCTGTCAAATTTCACAACAGTGTCTCATTATGTTTGAAGTAACATGGAGGCCCTGAATCTAATTcgttagattgtattttacccttttacttaaaaaaaataagcaaattagtccatgtataataaatcaaagactAAATTAGTCCGttcaattacttttttttatccatttctacATATAAAAACTGGCGTAGttgacaaaataactaaatagttACATATGGCGTGTCACGTGTATCTCGTGACAACGTACACTGAATCAGTTTTtgatagtagaaatggataaaaatttttGTAGGAGGACCGGTCTGCTTTTTGATCTAAAATACATGtactaatttgttattttttagtagaaggggtaaaatgtaatttgactcTTAGTACAAGGGTCTCCATAGTACTTTTACTGATTTTTTGCTATCATATAGAGTTTATTCGTTTTTGTAATTTGGTTACTTGTAATGTCAATTCAATCTAGACTTATACATTACTTTCAGGTTTTCCATGGTTCACCAATGCCGGCTACCGTTGCTCCATCACCGCATCCACCAACAATGCGTCCAAGGGTGCGGGCTAGACGAGGACAGGCCACGGATCCGCATAGCATTGCTGAACGGGTAAAAAGCTTAAATGATTATTAATAAAACGATCGCAGCAAACACGAGACTGATAAAACATATCAAAGGGAAAGGCATGATTAAGTTAGTTTTATAGctggaaaatttttaacaagCTAGAAACCGGATAGGTTGAGTTGATGCTTTTCTTTTAAGTAGTGATAAATTCGATGATATAAGGTGTTTTTTATATCGATAATTTTGTTAATCGGTTGATGTGCACTGAGAAAGTTCGTTCCACCAAGAAACAGATTAATCATAAGATGTAGCTCGGACATATAGAAATATAGATTGCCGCTTTACGTTGTGAAATTGCAAAGCCAACCTGCTCGACATGTGGTTGCAATTTCACTAATTGTAGCTGaaccttttctattttctcgCTTGGTACAGTTGCGGAGGGAAAGAATTGCCGAAAGAATCCGAGCATTACAGGAACTTGTTCCTAGTGTTAACAAGGtcagttcttttctttttttccttttgtaatCATTCCGAAGATGTACTCATGAAGTGATTGTGCGAGTTTTGTATAACCTTGCAATATGGCTTTATGACCAACCTTGTGATGTGGAAGCTTTAAAACTGTCATAACTTTATTGTTGATCGAGGGATTCTCCGCTTCCTTGGGCTCATTTCCGAGCTAACTTTATTGTTTGTTAGTCAAATTATGTTATTGCTATAGCCTATAGGGATCTCTTTGAGACATGGGTGACTACGATAGATTTGTGCATCTGGGGTGTTAAACGATGAGAAAGTTTAACCATGTATAATATATCTTTGTGACATGTCTCTTTATGCAGACTGATAGAGCGGTCATGCTCGATGAAATTGTAGATTATGTCAAGTTCCTGAGGCTCCAAGTTAAGGTATCGTTAGCTTGGGTTTTTTTCCCTTTGGGATTTGTTTATGATGTCATATGAACGTGTCTTGTTGTTTTAGAAGTTTTCCTCTGTCAATACACTCGGTGGTGATTGTTGGTTGATTATTTAACAGGTTTTGAGTATGAGTAGGTTAGGCGGGGCGGGGGCAGTGGCACCGCTTGTTACAGACATCCCATTATCATCGGTCGAGGTAATAAGCATGCAgccattcatatatatacatatcccACATTTCCTTTCACAACATACTTTTATCGAGCTTCCCTCTATTACATACACACACCAGGATGAAAGCGGCGACGGTGGAAGGAACCAACCGGCATGGGAGAAATGGTCAAACGACGGCACCGAGCGACAAGTAGCCAAGCTCATGGAAGAAAACGTAGGAGCTGCCATGCAATTCCTTCAATCAAAAGCTCTTTGCATTATGCCAATCTCACTAGCCACCGCCATCTACCACTCGCAACCACTGGATACCTCTTCTATCGTCAAGCCCGAAACAGATCCCCCACCATAACtctaacaaacaaaaaataagggTATGCATCCCACACGGTCCATCCTATATGTCCAACACTATGagggaaaaaaaaggtaaaaaagatCTCTTTAGTCCCtcttaatttcaaatttgagtaaattgatccctctaaaaaaaattaaaacaatttaattcatgtcAATTTTGAAGATGAGCAATTAAGGACGATTAGTTAGAGTACAtcattttaattggtataataacagaTTTACTTCTTgatgtttataaattttgttaatttaatattcaaataaataaatattataggcaaaatttattaaattaagataaaattgataaattaaatgaattatgaGAGCTAGAGTTGTTATATACCcattaaatttatgtaaaacTGACGAATTGATTGATTTAGTTGCTCATTTTTAAAgttgactaaattaaaaagaattaatgaattattatttaaagaaaaaaatgtccGCAGATGCCATGGCACTTgctttttaaacttttcaaacATAGTTTAATGTCTGCCTAAAAAAAATACAGGAAGGGGGGGCCTTCATGTCCGGATTTGTCAATGGTGATCTCTTTTGTATTCAATGGTGGGGGTAGGGGATAATGATGGAAGAAGAGGGGCACTCTCATAGTGGgggctttaatttttttttgttagtgGGATTGTCAGAcctgcaaatatatatatatatatatatatatgtaataatattgTAAGAAGGTATTTTGGGAGAGGAATTGCAGTAAAAGGTAGAAGAATGGGGGTGATGTCTGTCcattaaaaaaatggttgttGCTTTAAAGTCCAACTGATACTTTGTGATAATGGACTTTGTTCCTATAAAGTAATTTGACTTcaccttttttcttctttcaactTGTTAATTGATTGTTATTATAATGGATGTTCAATCATTGGTCTGAGCCACCCACTGGGGTGGAGACATGAATGGTGGGTTGAGTTGgtaattttatgctttattgacgaaatttttttatttaaatcgtATTTTggctttctttatttttactgtttatattaatcaaaaaccttttttttattctacaattcaatttttttctcggAAAACAGTTATGAATTTTGTCTTTTAACATTGATGATGGGTACTGATCAACTATATTGGTAATCGAATCTAGttagattttgaaaagaaaaaaacttttgaatagttcgatgatcattttgtaattttttgaagtttagtAATCAAAATGTGAAtgtaatagtttagtgacctttgGCCAAGGTAATGAAATAAATCAAGTTTTTTAGAATTGAATCGATGGCCGAATTGGTCAAACTATCAGTTCGAcatgtttaattaaatgaatcattaaaaattcaaaaaaaaaagagatcgATTCAGTCAATTTTTTAGTTCAATTCAACCTCTCTATGTCAATTCgcaaattaatcaatttaataccttttttcgaattaatatcttaattgatttttacttTAACTGGTTTGATTGATCAGTCTGATTCAAACAACTAGGATAAATCTAATCCTAGATCAATGATATCTTATCTTATTCCAAAATTACAGTACTTGAATTGATCGggtttaatttttcatatcaaccaaatcaaacaataatgattaaaattcaCTTAAATTAATGGTAAAAATTCTGAAATCCTATTATCCCCTTCCCATCCCAAATGAAGAAACAATATGATACGTACAAcaataaccaattatacacacaTTGGACATGCAGTAGCTTTTATTACAATgaaaaaacaccaaaaattaaaattttaagttacaCTTCTATGGGTTTAGAGGGACAATCCGGACTCCTCATCTTCTTCGAGGGATGAAGTGTATACGAAGTAAAGAGCCCATATCAAGCCGAATACACCAAACAAGATCCACCCAAGAAGGTTGTTGCTCAACCCAAAGGGAAGTCCAGTTCCTTCGGTGGACATTCTCTCATCCACCAGAGCCATAGCCGGTGAGCTTGACATGACTGCTGCAGCTAACAGCGATGCAGCACTCATGCCAACGCTAGAGCTATTCTTTTCCTCCTCCTTCATAGAACACATCACTTTCCCTTTCTTCGCCATTGTTGGCAACCCTGAAAGAAGAACAGAAAAATGActattaataattatgttattagtccttgtactttataaaaagttatggatttaatcattgtgctttaatttgatcaatttcgCTTGTgtattttttggaattttagaCTTAACTCAAACACTagtagttaaatttaattacttgcTCAATATTCTCCAACTGGATCCTTCtataaatctttatatttttctaattttgaattCTTGATACAAATAACGACCAATaatctattaataatttttttaatgaaaaatatgtaaaaataacaatCTGACAATTTTTTCGTAAAGTACCTGAGTTTTAGCAGAATTTATCCCAAAAACTTACCAATGGCAATTGGGGAGGTGAGCTTGAGTGATGATGGCTTGTATGAAAGAGAAGCTGCAATGGTGATTGATGAGGTAGCTGAAATGGTTGCCATACTTTATTAGTTCTTGAATTGAGGAGAAAGAGAAACCAACTGCTAAAGCTTGAGGTTGCTGATTTTGGCTGCAATGGCAAATGTGTGTATCAACAATGATAAGGTTGCCAATAGATTTTGATGATATCTCTTATCGATATACACCCAATAAGTTTCATCCACGTGGCACAACATCCACCTATAAAATAGATACTGATAAAGGAGTGGGGGCCTCATCACCACAAACACAGAAAAGGGTAAACATAATTTGGCCTGGGCCcccaaaaagaaataattaaattttatttaacaaagaaataaaaataataattaaacttaaaaattagtaAGGACATATCTGTCATTCAGTTTTAGAATTGGGGGAGAGAAGAGGAACATGGTGTTGGCTGgcacccaaaattttaaagcttAATCATAAATTTGCTCACTAATGtttgcatgttttgtcaaaatgattctaattgtatttttaaatttttttttaccataaaCCTTTTTAACAGATTTAATGGAAGTACCGTTAAAAAAGTTAACAGCATGATGTGAAATTtcatatatgaaatattttaatgagataatTACATGtagaaataatcaaataaataatacattaaattaaaaaataactcttaatttaaagaaaattaacataattatctaaaaaattaactcaGAGAAAAATTTCCCAATAAACAAACGTATGAAAGattgaaacattaaatttattcattaaatcattagaaaatgcagtttgaaaaaaaactcaaagGTTGATGGTAAAAAGAcccaaaaatacaattaggaccattttgacaaaacatacAAAAGTTAATGGCCAAATTCATTATTAagccaaattttaataaaacgttacttttttttttgccatcggtaaaattttacttttaaaagttcaatattaacctgttaaaaataaaagaaataattaaattttctattaataaaaatataataattaattttaaaaattaataagaacATACATGTCATTCACTATTTAATAAAAACGaagatataataattaatttcaaaattagtaaTGGCTAAAAGCAATATACCTTGGGCCGGCATATTGCTAATTATCCCTTATTTGGGCCACCATACTAGTTATTGGGCCCTCAGCCTATTTGTGTGGGCTGATAACAAACCACTacttaaacatattaatttaggttaaaatataccATAAATCCTTGTACTCTTCGTAAAATTGAAACTTAGTCCTTCACTTTTATTTCTAGTAATTTAATCTCtactttttggattttaaaattcaggttcaaccgttaacactgttaaaaatattttgttaaattcgaATTCAATacatcattaatttttaattacatggctactaaatgagtttttttttcaaaatgtcaagccaactaatttaacaaaaaattatagtgttaacaattgaacctaaattttaaaatccgaaaaataaagagactaaattactgaaaatagaaatacaactaaattctaaatttatgaaaatacttaatttataacatattttaaccattaatttattgatatgattcacaaaaacaatttaagaaGAATAAATCTCACAAATAAACTATCATATATATGTTTCCCCATTCATATCAAGAACGTCTAGGTCTAAATTCAGTGgaattaacattttcaaaagaaagaatagTGGAATTATTGTGATGATATGAATTATGTACAAAATGTATATACCTCCAATACAGCAATACCTCTATGAAATTTATGACCATAAAATTTGACTCAACCCCTAAAAGATTACAGCCGTAATAAAGATGGGAGAAAAAATAAGTTTACATTTACATGAAATGATGGTTAAAGAATCAGATCAATTGAGATGCAACTAGTAATGTGGTATGAATCAAAGAAATCTTCACTTTGTATGTTGTGATCGTCAAATTTAGTCATTGATATTGCACTGTTGAAAGTAAGGATTGTCGTACTGCAAATGTTGGGTCCAATAGCCTTTGTATTTAGTGATTCCGATTTCCAACCAGGGTTTCATGACCCCATC
The Gossypium raimondii isolate GPD5lz chromosome 8, ASM2569854v1, whole genome shotgun sequence DNA segment above includes these coding regions:
- the LOC105792284 gene encoding transcription factor UNE12 isoform X1, encoding MANNPNEASADDFLEQILGFPNFAPSETGLAGPDGGLTGTTAGAGTPMFLQLSSGDGASHLGGIGGGGGGAFPGQVFPLGLSLDQGKSGGFLKPEEGSGGSSRRFRDEVVDGRASSVKNVFHGSPMPATVAPSPHPPTMRPRVRARRGQATDPHSIAERLRRERIAERIRALQELVPSVNKTDRAVMLDEIVDYVKFLRLQVKVLSMSRLGGAGAVAPLVTDIPLSSVEVISMQPFIYIHIPHFLSQHTFIELPSITYTHQDESGDGGRNQPAWEKWSNDGTERQVAKLMEENVGAAMQFLQSKALCIMPISLATAIYHSQPLDTSSIVKPETDPPP
- the LOC105792286 gene encoding photosystem II reaction center W protein, chloroplastic, whose product is MATISATSSITIAASLSYKPSSLKLTSPIAIGLPTMAKKGKVMCSMKEEEKNSSSVGMSAASLLAAAVMSSSPAMALVDERMSTEGTGLPFGLSNNLLGWILFGVFGLIWALYFVYTSSLEEDEESGLSL
- the LOC105792284 gene encoding transcription factor UNE12 isoform X2, which encodes MANNPNEASADDFLEQILGFPNFAPSETGLAGPDGGLTGTTAGAGTPMFLQLSSGDGASHLGGIGGGGGGAFPGQVFPLGLSLDQGKSGGFLKPEEGSGGSSRRFRDEVVDGRASSVKNVFHGSPMPATVAPSPHPPTMRPRVRARRGQATDPHSIAERLRRERIAERIRALQELVPSVNKTDRAVMLDEIVDYVKFLRLQVKVLSMSRLGGAGAVAPLVTDIPLSSVEDESGDGGRNQPAWEKWSNDGTERQVAKLMEENVGAAMQFLQSKALCIMPISLATAIYHSQPLDTSSIVKPETDPPP